In a single window of the Fusarium falciforme chromosome 3, complete sequence genome:
- a CDS encoding EAF domain-containing protein, translating to MAASGLIDPTKTGNYPVILGDALLGKASDGIFTGIRCMSIWIFPRDLPVLNYTDNHKPTLSSPSAPNLARLKPSVHGKTASYDLSYTDNDETYAFTGTRNLDSNQYVLYFDASREAFILDRVDSTFNMNVTRLPDNSDPDSLRRQFPHIDSNTGAAPKAAPTKNEKTTEKPAAKARKPAAPKKEAKRKVEKKQAPKNIELSLPMPMPAQPEKKKEEPKRRAPPPEEEDEEDDDDDGGLLVEYPGADTSNNRRTDFSPAFPSVRRFDEFMDQRESEGDDADGEEDDDPDFDFKLPSPVNNQMQRHNEPEPMDVDYGNQEAEDSEDDLAKDLENAFENFENSQQESPDGDESEISEED from the coding sequence ATGGCGGCTTCTGGTCTCATCGACCCGACCAAGACGGGCAACTATCCCGTCATCCTCGGCGATGCTCTCCTGGGCAAGGCCTCGGACGGCATCTTTACCGGTATTCGATGTATGTCCATCTGGATCTTCCCCAGAGACCTTCCTGTACTAAACTATACAGATAACCACAAGCCAACACTCTCGTCCCCCTCCGCCCCAAACCTGGCCCGCCTGAAGCCCTCCGTCCACGGCAAGACGGCCTCATACGACCTCAGCTACACCGACAACGACGAAACGTACGCATTCACCGGCACGCGAAACCTCGACAGCAACCAGTATGTCCTCTACTTTGACGCGAGCCGCGAAGCCTTCATTCTCGACCGCGTCGATTCCACCTTCAACATGAACGTCACACGACTCCCTGACAACTCGGACCCCGACAGCCTGCGCCGTCAGTTCCCTCACATCGACAGCAACACCGGCGCTGCGCCAAAGGCAGCACCCACAAAGAACGAAAAGACGACCGAGAAGCCGGCAGCAAAGGCCCGCAAGCCTGCGGCGCcgaagaaggaggccaagcGCAAGGTCGAGAAGAAACAGGCCCCCAAGAACATTGAGCTTTCAttgcccatgcccatgcccgcTCAaccagagaagaagaaggaagaaccCAAGCGACGCGCGCCGCcaccagaggaagaggacgaggaggatgacgacgacgacggtggtCTCCTTGTTGAGTACCCCGGCGCCGACACAAGCAACAACCGCAGAACCGACTTCTCTCCCGCCTTCCCGTCTGTACGTCGCTTTGACGAGTTCATGGATCAGCGAGAATCAGAAGGCGACGACGCCGAcggagaagaggatgacgaccCCGATTTCGACTTTAAGCTGCCCAGCCCCGTCAACAACCAGATGCAGCGGCATAACGAGCCTGAGCCTATGGATGTGGACTACGGAAACCAAGAAGCTGAAGATTCCGAGGATGACCTCGCCAAGGACCTGGAGAATGCGTTTGAGAACTTTGAGAACAGCCAGCAGGAGAGCCCCGACGGTGACGAGAGCGAGATCAGCGAAGAAGACTAG